In Beijerinckia indica subsp. indica ATCC 9039, the genomic window AATATATGATTATACATTCGTTCATCGGAAATAAGGCGCTTGACCCGACGCCTTCGCTTGAATAGAAGCTGCTCGAGACTACACGCTGGCTCGTCGAGCTGCGTGGCGGATTCATTTCCAGGCTCTCCTGGCAGGACCATATTTTCATGTTTGGCAAAACTTATTCAGCCAAGGCGGCAGATATCGAGAAGAAATGGGTGGTGATCGACGCGGCCGGTCTGGTCGTCGGACGTCTCGCCTCGATCGTCGCCTTGCGCCTGCGCGGCAAACACAAGCCAACCTTCACGCCGCATATGGATGATGGTGACAATATCATCGTCATCAATGCGGAAAAGGTGGTCTTCACCGGCCGCAAGCGGGATCAGAAGGTCTATCACTACCATACGGGTTATCCGGGCGGCATCAAGGAACGGTCCGCTAAGTTCATCCTCGATGGGCGCTTTCCCGAGCGCGTGGTTGAAAAGGCCGTCGAACGCATGCTTCCGCGCGGGCCGCTGGGCCGCAAGCAGCTCGGCAATCTGCGGGTCTATAAGGGCTCGGCCCATCCGCACGAGGCGCAGCAGCCGCAAGTCCTCGATATCGCCAAGCTTAATCCCAAAAACGCCAGGACTGTCTGATCATGGCTGAAACTCTTTCTTCGCTTCAGGATCTGAAGGCCGCCACCGCCGTTCCGACGGAAGAAGCGCCGGTTTATGCGCAAAAGCTCGATGCTTTTGGCCGTGCTTATGCCACTGGCAAGCGCAAGGATGCGGTCGCCAGGGTTTGGATCAAACCCGGTTCCGGCAAGGTCACCGTCAACGGTCGTCCGCTCGATGTCTATTTCGCCCGTCCGGTTCTGCGCATGATCCTGCAGCAGCCGCTTGGCGTCGCCAAGCGCGTCGATCAATATGACCTGATGGTTACGGTTGCTGGCGGTGGTCTTTCCGGGCAGGCGGGCGCGGTGCGTCATGGCCTTGCCAAGGCGCTCGTCAATTATGAGCCGGAATTGCGCTCGGCCCTCAAGAAGGAGGGATTCCTGACGCGCGATTCGCGTACCGTTGAACGTAAGAAATACGGTAAGAAGAAAGCCCGCCGTAGCTTCCAATTCTCGAAACGTTAATCCGGCGTTTTCGGAGGGAAGTTCCAAGGCGGCTCACGAGCCGCCTTTTTTCTTGTCCTTTTTCTTCTCCTTTTTTCTTTTCATGGGGATGGAATGATGCCGGCACGTCTCTTTATCGATGGTGAAGCGGGAACCACGGGTCTTGGCATCAAGGAGCGCCTGGCTGAACGGAGCGATATCGAACTGGTCAGCCTGCCCGCCGAGGACCGCAAGAACGAAGAGGCGAAACGCGCAGTCTATGCGAGCGTCGATCTGGCCATTCTGTGTCTGCCGGACGATGCGGCGCGGGAGGCGGTCGCCTTGACGGAGGATCTCGGTGCCCGCGCGCCGCGCCTTCTCGATGCCTCCACCGCGCATCGCACTACGCCTGGCTGGACCTATGGCTTTCCCGAATTAACCCAAGGGCAAGCCGAGGCGATCAAAACCGCACCACGCGTGGCCAATCCCGGCTGTTACGCGACAGGCGCCATAGCGCTCTTGCGGCCTCTCGTGGAGGCTGGCTTCGTGCCCTCAGACTGGCCGGTTTCGATTCACGCCGTGTCCGGCTATTCAGGGGGCGGCAAAAGCATGATCGCGGCTTATGAAGCCGGCACCGCGCCTGCTTTCGAGGCCTATGCCTTGGGTCTTGGACACAAGCATGTGCCAGAGATCATGGCCTATGGCCGGCTTGCTCAGCGGCCAATTTTCACGCCCTCGGTTGGCAATTTCCGGCAGGGCATGCTGGTCTTCATCCCCTTGTTTCTCGACGCCTTGCCACGGCACCCAAAGATTGAGGATCTGTCGGCGGTGTTCGCGGCTCATTATGCCGGCAGCACTTTTGTCCATGTTCGGCAGGCCGATGGTTTGGAAAGGCTTGAGCCGCAAGCCTTGAACGGGACCAATGAACTCGAGCTTTTTGTCTGTGGTCCGCAAGGGGGGCATCAGGCGGTTCTGGCGGCGAGACTCGACAACCTTGGCAAGGGCGCTTCAGGCGCTGCCTTGCAGAATGTGGAACTCATGCTCGGGCTCGCCCCGCAAGGATGAAGACGGTCCTTTCCATCTTCATCCCCGCTTTGATGAAAATTCTATAACCATCTTAAGAAAAAGAGGGTTTTAAGATCTTCATTCAATACCGGACCTTGACATAATCGCCGGGAGCATCGGTGATCGCCGGCAATTGGCCCTCACCGGGAATCCGAGCCTTAACCTTTGCTGGTGCTTGGGCGGCGACCCAATTCAGCCAGTCCGGCCACCAGCTTCCCGGATGTTCCTTCGTATTGGCGAACCAAGCGTCGAAATTACCTTCGGGCCGGCATCCCGTCCAATATTGGTACTTCGGCTTGTTGGCGGGATTGATGACCCCGGCTATATGGCCCGAGCCCGCCACCACGAACCGAATATCGCCGCCAAAGAATTTGGCGCCCAGGAAAACCGAGCGTGCTGGAGCGATATGATCTTCCCGGGTTGCGAGATGATAGATCGGGATCTTGACCCGGGCGAGGTTCAGCGGATGACCGTCAAAGGCAATCTCTCCCTTCGTGAGCCGATTGTTGAGATAGAGCTCACGAAGATAAAACAGATAGTTAGCCGCCGGCATTCGCGTTGGGTCTGAATTCCAGGCGAGGAGATCGAAGGCTTTGGGCGGCTGACCTTTCAAATAATTATTGACCACATAGGACCAGATCAGATCCGTCGGCCGTAAGCTATTGAAGGCGTGAGCCATCTTTTCGGCTTCGAGATAGCCGTGCTGGGCCATTTTCTGCTCCAGCATCTGTAATTGTTCCGGATCGATCAGCAAGCGGAGATCACCCGCTTCACTGAAATCCGTTTGCGTCGTGAAGAAGGACGCGCTCTCGATCCGATCGTCCCCGGTTGCCGCCATATAGGCCAGCGCCATCGAAAGCAGGGTGCCGCCGATGCAATAGCCGATCGTTGTGATTTTCTCCTCCCCGCAGGCGAGCCTGATGGCCGTTAGCGCGGCAAACAGGCCACGATGCATATAGGCCTCAAATCCCATATTGCGGTGGCGTTCGTCCGGATTGACCCAAGAGATCATGAAAACGGTCAAGCCCTGGGAGACGGCCCAGCTGACGAAGCTCTTTTCGGGATTAAGATCGAGAATATAGAATTTGTTGATCCAGGGCGGCACGATTAGAAGCGGGCGCTTATAAACTTCATCCGTCGTTGGAGAATATTGTATTAACTCTATGAGTTCATTTCTGAAAACGACCTTTCCAGGCGTTGTCGCGATGTTCACACCCAAAGTGAACTTCGACATATCGGTCTGGCTGATCTTCAGCTTGCCTTTACCGGCTTCGAGATCCTGGGTGAATAAACTCACGCCGCGCACCAGATTTTCGCCGTTGGAGGCGAGCGTTTCGCGCAATAATTCTGGATTGGTGGCGAGGAAATTCGAGGGCGAAAGCGCGCTGGTAATCTGGCGCACGTAATATTTCGCTTTGTCCTTGGCGAATTGATCGACCCCTTCGGCATTATTGATGAGATCGTCTATCCAATTGACGATGATCGCATGAGCTTGGCGAAGAAAATCGAAAAAGGGGCTCTCGCGCCATTCCGGAGCGCTGAAACGCTTGTCGGCGGGATTGACCGGCACGACAGGCTCCCGGGCTTCGCCCGAGAAACGCCAAAGTGTCTGGGTACAGAGCATGAGGAGAGGTGTTACGAGCTTGTTCTGCGCTTCCAGCCGGCGGGCGGGGTCTTTCAACCAATGTTCGGCAATACGTCCGATGCTGCGGACCGCATTGCCGACTTCGCTGGAAATCTCGTTGCGGATTTCCTCCTGCTCCATGGGTTTGAAATAAGTGGCGAGAACTTTGCCAGCTTGTTCCGTGAGCTTCGCAAGATTGCGGGACAGACGCTCGAAATCCGGGGTGGGCGTAGTGTTTTCCCCCGCTTTCCCCTCTGTGCCCTTCGAAACACCGAGAAGAGCCGCATTTTTCGTGAAGGCTTTGGTGATCGTTTCCAAGGTCGGCACCGACAGGGACAAGGGGGCGGGCAGGCCAGGGCGCAACGATGGGGAAACAGACGAAGGGAAGATGAACGGTTTGGGGATACCGTTGGAAAATGCGGCTTTCGCGGGTGCGCCCGTATCGACTTGGGTCGGCTCCCCAGGCGGCAAAATGATTGGCGCTTGGTCCTGAGCGGGCTGTTTCAGGGGCGGTTCATCGACATGAGGAGGGGTGAGCGACATATTTGGCCCTTTCGATTGCGTATCGATCAGCAGATCAGCCGCTTCCGGCGCGAGGCCGGGCACCATTGTGGAGGGCGGCAAAAGGGTCCCGTTTGCTTCGGCTCCAAGTGGTCTGGTCACAGGCGAAGCGACGGAAGAAAGGGTCTTCAAATAGGTCGGGGTGTTCCTTGAGACTTCGAGCATTTTCCGGCGCTGGCGTCCGGTGACGCTGGAACGACGGCGATTTTTCCTAGCCATGTCTTTCCTACCCCGTTGTGCTTGCCCTGTTTCTGTCTGCCTTATTTTGGCTTATGTGCTGAGTCTTTTGAGGCTCATGGTTTCGGATCTTTCCGATTGAGTCCATTGGACCTATATCGGCTGGGAACGTCAATTCCGATCATCGGTTTCAGGCTAATGATAGAGGTGGGATTTTTACGGTCTAGTTGCCAGCCGATGCGACGGGGTAGGGCCCTTTTGCGCATCTTTTTGTGCTTTTTTTTCTTCTCCCTTTGTCTTTGCGATACAGCGGTCAAGGCAGGACAGGCTAAAACGGAGCCAGGAAAACTTTTTGGCGATTCGCCTCTCGACACGCTTTTGAAGACGAGGTTGTGGGCGGATGTCCCGGAAGCCAAGGATTTCGTGCGCGAAAATCGGCCAGCTCCCAATACACTCGATTTTACTCCCTTGACCGGCGCCAGTCCCACGCGTCCGCGAATCAAGAGCAAGGAAGAAATCGAGGCTTTGAAATCGGAACTCGATCAGGCGGCCGCGCAGAGCCGTAGTCGGGCTGGCCTCGCTCCACCAAGCGCAAAGCCGTCGCCAGGCAAGCCCAAGTCCGCGCATCCATGAGCCGGAAAAGGTCTGTAAAAGTATATTTTTCAGAGAGTTATTAGAAAAGTGACGGCCGCGATCCCATATCGGGGAACGATTCGGCCGGAATGATTCCTGCTTTAGCTTGGCCTTTATTACGGTTTTTTCCAAAAAATCGTGCCCTCTCGAGAGCGGATGCTTTAGTGAGGGACGAGTAGGGCCCGCCGGCAAGCTTTGTTTCCGGCAGCGGCGCAGGATTGAATTCGGTTGGCGGGTGAGGAACTAAATGCGCGTTTTGGTAATCGGGGATGGCGCGAGCGAACATGCCTTGTGCTGGAAGCTTGTGGAATCCCCCCTCGTTGACGAACTGGCCTGCGCTCCAGGCGGCGCCGGAGTGGCCAATCTCGCCGAATGCGTGCCGATTTCCATGACCGCGCGCGATACGATTCTCACCCATTGCGACGATAATGAAGTGGAATTCGTCATTGTCGATTCGATCGCGTCCATGGAGATCGCGCTCGTCGATATGTTGAATCGCAACGGCTATCCCTCGTTCGGCCCTGATATGGGCGGCGTCAAACTGGAGTCTTCGAAGCTCTTCGCCAAGGAATTTTGCAAACGCAACACGATTCCGACCGCGCATTGGGAGGCTTTCACCGATGCGGCTTCGGCCAAAGCTTATGTCGCGGGTGCTACCTTGCCACTCGTCGTCAAGAGTGACCTTCGCGTCGATGGCGCCAAGGTGGTGATTTGCCAAACCAAGGAAGATGCCGAGGCGGCGATCGATGCCCGTTTTACAGGGGCAGAAAATCAAAACGTCATCATTGAGGAATTCCTGACCGGCCAGGAAATCACTTATTCGGCCATCACCGACGGCAATGTCGTCTTGCCCTTGACCACGACGACGCCAGCCTGGAACGGCGATAATACCCCCGCCGATCTGCCAGGCTCTCTCTCGCCAGCGCCTGGCGTGACGCCTGAATTAGAGAGCGAATTGGTCGATCTTTTTTTGTTGCCGACCGTCCAGCAGATGAAGGAAGAGCGCCACCAGTTTCGTGGTCATCTGCAAGTCAATCTCAAGCTGACCGCCGAAGGGCCGAAGCTTATGGATTACAAGGTCCATTTTTCAGACCCGGAATGGCAGGTGATCATGCTGCGCATGAAGGGTGATCTGATGCCGGCGCTGATCTCGTCTTTTGACGAGATGCTGTATCGTTTCAACCCGTTCCGCTGGCATGAGGAATCGGCCATGGCGGTTGTCGTGAAGACGGATGGGAAGCGGGATCCGGAGCAGGTTTGCGCGGCCGTTGATGCGGCCGAGGAACCGGACGGCGATATTGTCGTATTCCAATCCTATCAGGACAGGGAATTAGGCATTACCGCATCCGGCAAGGATCTCGATGATGTGCGCAAGCGGCTCTTGGCAGCCACCGAGCGCCTGAAAAATGTGATGAGCTTCGAATAGAGACAGGTTCATTAAAGAAGAAAGCGGCCTTTACGGCCGCTTTTTTAGTTTTTACCGAAAGATGTTGTTGTCCGGCTTGAGAACCGCCATTGGCGGCTTTAAGCCGCTTTTAGCTATTGGTGGTCGCCCATTCCTCGACGAAGTCGGGCATCATCTTGTTGAGCGTGCGCAAAATGCTTTGCGAGCCTTTGCTCATGGCCTCGAAACAGCCGTCCATTTCTTCCGACATATCAAAGCCCTCATGCTCGAAACGAACATGGGTGCTGCCATCGGCGTTAGGCGTCAGGGTCCAGATCGCCATCGTATCGATGAAATGGCCGAACCCCTTGAGTTCCTGATGGCCACCCTTCCAGGTGTAGGAGATCTTCTGGTTTTCCTCGACGTCAAGGACCTGGCATTGGAACTCGCCATCCCACCGCTCGATCGGCCGGCTGCGGAACGTGAATTTGTGACCGAATTCGGGCTTCAGATCGTTCTTCATGAACCAGAGAGCGATATATTCCGAATCGGTGATCGCGCGCCACACTTGCTCGATGGGGAACGGAACATCCGTTTCCGCGACAATGTTACGCGTCGGCTTCGTCTCCTCCGTCATATTCCACTCCTCACTGCAGTCGAACGGAACCGGCTGAATGCTCTGGATTGCTGGGCGAAAGGCCTGATTTTCCCGCATGCTGGCCCGTAAAGGTCCTGCCGTGATGGAGGCAGTATCCATGCCAGTCAGCAGCCTATGGAGGAGGGGAGATAAAGCAAAAGGCGCGAGCCTTGCCCGCGCCTCGAAATAGGATGTCTTTGGACCTTTGATTCGCGTTGGATCATGAAAAGCTTTCGCTTTTCCGGGATCAGAGCGAAACGTAGATGAATTTATCTTTTTTCAAGGTCGGATAATTGTCGCGCAAAGCCTTCGCTACTTTGCCGACCAGGTCCTTGTCTCCAGCCGCTCCCGGCCCGACGAAATCCGTGCCCTGCATCCAGGTTTCGAAGAAACCATGCAGCGTTTCATCGTAATCGGCGCCTGTCGGATTGGCGGTCTTGTCCTGCAGGCTTGCAATCCCGTCGGTGCTGATTTCGAGCCGCCAATCGCGATCGTCTTTGACGGAACCGATCAGCTTGGCGAGATCGGCGTCGGTCCATTCTCCCTTGAGGTCTAAGGGCATGCTCTTCAATCCTTGAGGCGAGCCATACGGCATCGTTGCTGTTACCGCTTTTAATGAACGCTCGCCTCGTCAAAAAAGCAATGATTTCCCCCTCAGGCGGCGGCTGTTTCGACCGTATGAGAGGCCGCGCTAGCGCGCAATTCGCTCAAAAATTCATCGGCGCTCGCAGGGAGCGAAAACATTGGGAAATTCTTTTCGAAGGCGAAATTTTGTTCTTCCTGACTGACCGTCGCGGTGCAGTCTTTCAAGGTCACGACATGGTAACCCTTTTCATAGGCTGAACGCGATGTCGCTTCCACGCAGCAATTGGTCAAGAAGCCGCCGATCCCGAGGGAGGTAATGCCGCGACTGCGCAGGATGAAGTCGAGATTGGTACTGGCGAAGCCGCAAAGGCCGCGTTTGCCTTCAATGACAATATCCTGGGGCTTTGGCGTCAGGCATTCGACGATTTCGGCGCCCCATGTGCCTTTGCGGAAGGAATGTGTATCCACGACCCCTTTCAGAATACCGTAAGGCTTGGCGGACAATTCGTGGTAATCACTGCTGAATTGGATCGGCACGAAAATGATTTGGACGCCGAGCGCGCGCGCCGCCTCAACGAGCCGCACTGTATTGTCCAGCATATGCGTCGCCTGCATCACGGGCTTGACGGCGGCATGCAGGCTGCCCCCTTCCGAGGTGAAATCGTTCTGATATTCGATTAGGACGAGAGCGGTCGAGCGAGGGTCCATCATCATCATCCAGATATAGGAGAAGCGGTCAGGCCATCTTGCCCTTGTCCTTACGCTTTTGACAAGGTGAGGGCTTTCGGCATGATCCAGCTTTCTTGATCGAACCTCGAAAATAGGGCACAA contains:
- the rpsI gene encoding 30S ribosomal protein S9 — its product is MAETLSSLQDLKAATAVPTEEAPVYAQKLDAFGRAYATGKRKDAVARVWIKPGSGKVTVNGRPLDVYFARPVLRMILQQPLGVAKRVDQYDLMVTVAGGGLSGQAGAVRHGLAKALVNYEPELRSALKKEGFLTRDSRTVERKKYGKKKARRSFQFSKR
- the rplM gene encoding 50S ribosomal protein L13: MFGKTYSAKAADIEKKWVVIDAAGLVVGRLASIVALRLRGKHKPTFTPHMDDGDNIIVINAEKVVFTGRKRDQKVYHYHTGYPGGIKERSAKFILDGRFPERVVEKAVERMLPRGPLGRKQLGNLRVYKGSAHPHEAQQPQVLDIAKLNPKNARTV
- the argC gene encoding N-acetyl-gamma-glutamyl-phosphate reductase encodes the protein MPARLFIDGEAGTTGLGIKERLAERSDIELVSLPAEDRKNEEAKRAVYASVDLAILCLPDDAAREAVALTEDLGARAPRLLDASTAHRTTPGWTYGFPELTQGQAEAIKTAPRVANPGCYATGAIALLRPLVEAGFVPSDWPVSIHAVSGYSGGGKSMIAAYEAGTAPAFEAYALGLGHKHVPEIMAYGRLAQRPIFTPSVGNFRQGMLVFIPLFLDALPRHPKIEDLSAVFAAHYAGSTFVHVRQADGLERLEPQALNGTNELELFVCGPQGGHQAVLAARLDNLGKGASGAALQNVELMLGLAPQG
- a CDS encoding phosphoribosylamine--glycine ligase, coding for MRVLVIGDGASEHALCWKLVESPLVDELACAPGGAGVANLAECVPISMTARDTILTHCDDNEVEFVIVDSIASMEIALVDMLNRNGYPSFGPDMGGVKLESSKLFAKEFCKRNTIPTAHWEAFTDAASAKAYVAGATLPLVVKSDLRVDGAKVVICQTKEDAEAAIDARFTGAENQNVIIEEFLTGQEITYSAITDGNVVLPLTTTTPAWNGDNTPADLPGSLSPAPGVTPELESELVDLFLLPTVQQMKEERHQFRGHLQVNLKLTAEGPKLMDYKVHFSDPEWQVIMLRMKGDLMPALISSFDEMLYRFNPFRWHEESAMAVVVKTDGKRDPEQVCAAVDAAEEPDGDIVVFQSYQDRELGITASGKDLDDVRKRLLAATERLKNVMSFE
- a CDS encoding cysteine hydrolase, whose translation is MDPRSTALVLIEYQNDFTSEGGSLHAAVKPVMQATHMLDNTVRLVEAARALGVQIIFVPIQFSSDYHELSAKPYGILKGVVDTHSFRKGTWGAEIVECLTPKPQDIVIEGKRGLCGFASTNLDFILRSRGITSLGIGGFLTNCCVEATSRSAYEKGYHVVTLKDCTATVSQEEQNFAFEKNFPMFSLPASADEFLSELRASAASHTVETAAA
- a CDS encoding SRPBCC family protein, with protein sequence MDTASITAGPLRASMRENQAFRPAIQSIQPVPFDCSEEWNMTEETKPTRNIVAETDVPFPIEQVWRAITDSEYIALWFMKNDLKPEFGHKFTFRSRPIERWDGEFQCQVLDVEENQKISYTWKGGHQELKGFGHFIDTMAIWTLTPNADGSTHVRFEHEGFDMSEEMDGCFEAMSKGSQSILRTLNKMMPDFVEEWATTNS
- a CDS encoding PHA/PHB synthase family protein, producing MARKNRRRSSVTGRQRRKMLEVSRNTPTYLKTLSSVASPVTRPLGAEANGTLLPPSTMVPGLAPEAADLLIDTQSKGPNMSLTPPHVDEPPLKQPAQDQAPIILPPGEPTQVDTGAPAKAAFSNGIPKPFIFPSSVSPSLRPGLPAPLSLSVPTLETITKAFTKNAALLGVSKGTEGKAGENTTPTPDFERLSRNLAKLTEQAGKVLATYFKPMEQEEIRNEISSEVGNAVRSIGRIAEHWLKDPARRLEAQNKLVTPLLMLCTQTLWRFSGEAREPVVPVNPADKRFSAPEWRESPFFDFLRQAHAIIVNWIDDLINNAEGVDQFAKDKAKYYVRQITSALSPSNFLATNPELLRETLASNGENLVRGVSLFTQDLEAGKGKLKISQTDMSKFTLGVNIATTPGKVVFRNELIELIQYSPTTDEVYKRPLLIVPPWINKFYILDLNPEKSFVSWAVSQGLTVFMISWVNPDERHRNMGFEAYMHRGLFAALTAIRLACGEEKITTIGYCIGGTLLSMALAYMAATGDDRIESASFFTTQTDFSEAGDLRLLIDPEQLQMLEQKMAQHGYLEAEKMAHAFNSLRPTDLIWSYVVNNYLKGQPPKAFDLLAWNSDPTRMPAANYLFYLRELYLNNRLTKGEIAFDGHPLNLARVKIPIYHLATREDHIAPARSVFLGAKFFGGDIRFVVAGSGHIAGVINPANKPKYQYWTGCRPEGNFDAWFANTKEHPGSWWPDWLNWVAAQAPAKVKARIPGEGQLPAITDAPGDYVKVRY